AGCACTACTACGACATCGGCGTGGCCGTGAGCGGCAGCCGTGGCCTGGTGGTGCCGGTGGTGCGTGACGCGGACAAGCTGTCGCTCGCGGACCTGGAGAAGACGGTCGGTGACTACGGCGGCCGTGCGCGCAACGACAAGCTGACGATGGCCGACCTCACGGGCGGCACGTTCACCATCACCAACGGCGGCATCTTCGGCTCCATGCTGTCCACGCCCATCCTGAACCCGCCGCAGACGGGCATCCTGGGCATGCACAACATCGTGGAGCGCCCCGTGGCCCGCGACGGTCAGGTGGTCATCCGGCCCATCATGTACATCGCCCTGACGTACGACCACCGCCTGGTGGACGGCCGGGAGGCGGTGCAGTTCCTGGTGCGCGTGAAGGAGTGCATCGAGGACCCCGAGCGCCTGCTGCTCGACATCTGACTTACTCCCCCGCACATGACAGTGCGGGGTTGCAAGTCGGGCAATCCCGGAGGGCCGGCTGGACTTCCAGTCGGCCCTTTCACTACAAATAGCTCTGTCTCCCGGTCGTCGGGCAGAACGGGTGGCCTTCCCCACGGCTGCCCTGCAAACGCAAGGAAGCGCAATGGCAACTGGTACCGTGAAGTGGTTCAACGACGCGAAGGGCTTCGGCTTCATCACCCAGGACGGCGGCGGCGAGGACGTGTTCTGCCACCACACCGCCATCAACATGGATGGGTTCCGCACGCTGGCCGAAGGCCAGAAGGTGGAGTTCGAAGTCACCAAGGGCCCGAAGGGCCTGCAGGCGCAGAACGTCCGCGCGGCGTGAAGTGACGCGTCTCAGCCATTCCTCACGGACTGGTTGAAGCAACAGAGGCCCGGTCCCCGAAAGGGAGCCGGGCCTCTGCCTTTGCAGCGTCTTCGCCGCGCGGCCTACTTCTTCAGGTTCTGCTCGAAGTGGGCGATGACGCGCTCGTACTGGCGCTCGGTGATGAGCGGATCCGGCACCATGTGCGTGAGGCCGGACAGGGGCAGGAGCTGGTGCGGCTTGCCCGCGCGGAAGAGCGCGTCCGACAGCTTCAGCGTGTGGAAGAAGTACACGTTGTCATCCGCGGTGCCGTGGATGAGCAGCAGCGCGCCAATGGGGCTGTCCTTCTTCGCGTACGTCAGCAGGCTGCTGACCTCGTAGGCCTGGGGCGTCTCCTCGGGCAGGCCCAGGTAGCGCTCGGTGTAGTGCGTGTCGTAGTCGCGCCAGTCCACCACCGGGGCGCCGGACACCGCGGCCTTGAAGAAGTCCGGGCGCTTCAGCGCGGCGAGCGCCGCCATGTAGCCGCCGAAGCTCCAGCCGGTGATGCCCACGCGGGAGAGGTCCATCTCCGGGACCTCCTTGGCCAGCGCCTGCACCGCTTCAATCTGGTCATCCAGGGTGACGGTGGCGAAGTCGTTCTTCACCGCGCGGTTCCACTCGGAGGTGCGCAGCGGCGTGCCGCGGCCGTCCACCTTCACCACCAGGAAGCCGTGGTCCGCGAACCACTGGCTGAGCAGGTGCGCGGCCATGGACTGGTGCACCACGGTGACGGTGGGGCCCGCGTAGACCTCCACGATGACGGGCAGCTTCTGGCCGGGCTTGAAGTCGCGCGGCTTCACCAGGGACGTCCAGAACTTCTTCGCGCCCACCTGACGGATCTCGAAGTTCGGCGTGAAGGACGGCTCCTGCGCCACCTCCGGCAGCTCGCCCAGCTTCGTGCCGTCACCCTTGAGCACCACCGTGCGCGGCATGCTCTTGGGGCCCTGCGTGTTGAGGACGATGAGGCCCCCGTTCTTGGACACGAGCCCGTTCTCCACCGCCGGGCCGCTGGTGCCCGTGGCCACCTGCTCCGGGGCGCCGCCCATCTTCACGCGCCACAGGTGGCTCTGCGTGGGGTTCGGGTCGCCGGTGAAGAAGAGCGTCTTGTCCGCCTGCACGAAGCGCGACAGGTTGCGGTAGCCCGCGTCCGGCTTCACCACGGAGCGGTCCAGCTCACCCGTCGCCTTGCGCAGCTCCACCTCCGGGCCGCCGTT
The sequence above is drawn from the Corallococcus sp. NCRR genome and encodes:
- a CDS encoding cold-shock protein codes for the protein MATGTVKWFNDAKGFGFITQDGGGEDVFCHHTAINMDGFRTLAEGQKVEFEVTKGPKGLQAQNVRAA